The genomic window CCGGCCGTCGCCGTCTCTTCCAGGAACGGGCGGATCGTGTCGCGGAAGACGCTCGGGGCCCTGAACAGGGCGTAGTGGCCCAGCGGGTGCTCGAAGGCGCACAGCTGAGCACCGGGGATGCGCTCCCGGGCCCTGCGGGCCATGCCCAGCCGGACCCAGTGGTCGTTGGCCACGTGCAGGATGAGCGTTTTCGCCCGGATGCGGTGCAGCCGGTCCGTGACGTTGAGGCCTTCGCCCGCCCGGTTGCGGTACAGGAGGTCGACGGCGTCGTAATTGCGGCCGTAGGGGATGAGAAGGGCCCCCTCCCTGCCGCGCATCTCCCAGGAGAAGACCTCCTGCTGGACCACCTCCCAGCCGGTATCGATCCGGTGGTCGAAGCTCATGGCCGAGTGGAACAGGATGGACCAGCCGAACATGACGCCCCGGTACGGATGCTTTTCCTTCGGCAGATGGTAGTAGGCGCCGCCCGTCTCCCTCCACGCCGGGTCGCTCTCGATGGCCGCCGACATGAGCCGGAAGAGCCAGCGCAGGTGGGCGTCCGTCTCCGTCACGCCGCCCATGGGCATGATCGCATCGACGAAGCCCGGGTGCATGAGGGCCCAGAGGTAGCTCTGGATGGCGCCCATGGAGGCCCCCGTGGCCAGCTTCACGCGGCTCACCTGCAGGTGGTCCCGCAGCATGCGGTAGTTGGCCTGGACGCAGTCGAACAGGCTGTAGGGCGGGAACCGCAGGCCGAGGCCGTCGCTCGGCTTGCTCGCGCCCCAGAGGCCGAGGGCGTCGGCGAAGATGACGTAGTGGCGGTCCGTGTCGATCAGCTCCCCGGGGCCCACGGCGGGTCCCTCGCAGAAGTCGTTTCCGCCCTGGCCGCTGTGCCAGTAGAAATACATCAGGCACGCGTC from Syntrophaceae bacterium includes these protein-coding regions:
- a CDS encoding alpha/beta fold hydrolase, coding for MNPNDQNRRPVTALCGVEGLAHLKRYYEIPGFRIGGAYDLDDPESWASGGAGGVTLESLGAGPLRTACITVGTPHRDADGRIDNAVLFSPFYSGDACLMYFYWHSGQGGNDFCEGPAVGPGELIDTDRHYVIFADALGLWGASKPSDGLGLRFPPYSLFDCVQANYRMLRDHLQVSRVKLATGASMGAIQSYLWALMHPGFVDAIMPMGGVTETDAHLRWLFRLMSAAIESDPAWRETGGAYYHLPKEKHPYRGVMFGWSILFHSAMSFDHRIDTGWEVVQQEVFSWEMRGREGALLIPYGRNYDAVDLLYRNRAGEGLNVTDRLHRIRAKTLILHVANDHWVRLGMARRARERIPGAQLCAFEHPLGHYALFRAPSVFRDTIRPFLEETATAGEEKRT